The nucleotide window TTAGGTGCGAGGCGCACTCAATGTGCTCTGACTCGTGCTCGCCGACATGCCGAGCTCCTCGTCCGATTCGTCCGAATCCAGTGGACTGATGCGTATCGCTTGATACCATTTGTTGGTCAAATCAGCCATTTGTGATTTGCACTCATGCAGTTCTTGGCTGTTGAAGCGACGCGTAAAGAATGGTATGAAGAATTTGCGGTCCATGCGACCGAATCCACCGACGCGCGTTTGAGCGAATGACACATCTTCTTCCTCGGTCAACTCGGACAAGTGCTCTGAATCAATAGCTTGTCCCCATTCACGTGTCTTCGATAACGAAATGGATTTGGAACGTTTTCGTGAACGCGAGGCGCTTCTTCGTGCTACAGTTGCAGAATTTGCGTTACGTCCGGAGCGTGAGCGACGTTTTTTGCCCGGTTTGAGATATTTTAGTAACGGCATGGTGGATCCACCGAAGAAGAGCGTGGTGAAGAGCACAATAATTAGTGTCGTAGTGATGAGCACACGCCGCGTCTCGTCGTTTGGCAGATCCAGATGTAAGGAGAGCGCGTAGGAGATGGCACCGCGTAAGCCGGAGAACCACATGATAAACTGCATTTTGTTGGTGATTTTATGCTCGCGAAATTTGTTAACTAGAAATGCTAATGGAAATATATTACACGCTCGTCCTATTAAGCACAGCACAATCGACCAAATCACAAAGGAGAGCTCTACTTGATGCTTGAAAGAGAATATTGCTAGGCCTAGGTATGCGAAAACGCAGGTCTCAGCGATGAAAGATAGCGTACGCATAGTTTGTTGCATTGTTATCTGTGTGACGGTGGACAGATTGAAATGTGTGTAGTGAGACATGACAATGCCGCAAAATAGTATGGCCATAATTCCGCTCAGATGTATGCCCTCTGCTAATACATAGGGCGCATAGGTGAACATTAACATCATAGCGAATTCCAGTGATGGATGCTTGCGCAGATCCACATGTTTTAATAGTAAAGCCGATATGAGCGCGAAAATTACACCGATGCCGGCGGAGGCGAAGAACATTTCGCAAAACGTTTTGAGCGCTGCAAAGATTGCCTGACCAGTTGTTGCTTGCGTATTCGCGGGTGTGTTAGCCGACTGTGTAATTGAGGTGGTCAGTACAATAGAGATGGCGTCATTCAAAATGCTTTCACCAAACACCAACATGTTTAGTATGGGATCTACGTCCAAGGCGTGAAATATGGCAACAGTTGCTACTGGATCCACCGCTGATATTAACGAGCCGAAGGCGAATGATTCGGAGAAGTCCagcctaaaaaataaattatttgattcgggtcatttattttaataaatacatgattcagttaattaaaaaaattatctctgGTAaacatgtacacatatgtatacatacggTCACATACGTCTTTCTGCTTATTAATTCTATTATTCCGTAATTGCTCACCTATATGCGACCTCTGCTACTCCTAGTAGATAACAACCAGCTCCTATCACCAGTGCCGAGATTGTTGTGCCAAATATTGCGAATACTAATATGGagccaatattttgaaaaaagttgccCTTATGCAAATTATAGCCAGATTCAAATATGATCGGCGGTAGTAGAACCAGAAAGAATCCTGTTGGAGAAAAAACTTCTTCACGCTTCCAACTAGCATTTTCGCCCGACATAACCTTGAGTAAAAGCCCAATAAGTGCGCCCAGAAACACTACAACAATACTTTCCGGCAAATATTGGAATCCCGTCTGTAACATTGAATGTATCAACAAAATTCCAAGCATTATAACGCAGATTACGAAGAAAATGGACAAAGAAGAATTGTGTTCTTGCTCAACAGCATGCTGATCTGGTAGTGGCGGATCAGCGGTAGGTGTTGTCACATTTTGTGTAACATTTGCAGGAGTCACTGATGCAGTGGTTGTCCCGTTTGTTTGAACTTCCTTGATAGCATTTGTACCATCTATTACTGGATCCTtagttgcatttgttgttggaaTATTTATTTGGTTAGTTGTAGCATTTATTTTCATAGCATTCTGCACGTCTGTGGTGGGTAAGCTTTGTGCGCCATTGCTACCAGCTGCATTCTGACTGGATGTTGTATTTTGAACAGAGACTGATTCGACTGAtgatattgtattattattaactGAGCTGTTATTGATTGCTGATTTCTCGATGCCATTGACATCACTTGTGTCTGCATTTACACTGCACAGTAAAGCACAAATGGCAAGCGTGAGCAAATAAACAACACGCTTTTGCTTAGCCATTGTCTAAGATTCTTTCGAAATCTGCAATTGTTTCACACTTTTTATCCTTCAGTCTTTGCCATCAAAtgaatttaactttattaattgtaagaatttttcataaaagttgCAATATTCAAGAAAATTCCTATGTCCTCCACTTTTCtgtcacaacaacaaagcaaacacGTCACTTCATATTTCCACAATAATCACCTGTGTAGTTCTGTTCGCTTTTCACAATTTGTTTACCAATCGTTCGTCGTTGGACACGACAGTCGATCGTAAATGTATGCTCCATTAAtgtttaatttagtattttataagGAGCCgtaatttcacaatttcactTTGAAATTAGTAACAATTCACTTTTCTATTAGATAAATGAAACTTCGATAATTTACGCTTAATTTATCGATTGccgtttatatacataaattatttaagttttataatgtttcaatattaatatgtgattttgaaaatagttttctttttcaaaaatgtaaataattggtATGTGTTCATCAGTTTTCGACATTTTGTGACAAGTCAGTATCATTCAAAGGCTCGAGTTGGAATCAATGTTAAGATTCTTGCAACAATTGGCAAATTCCGATTATTGATGCCCGTTCGTGCGAAACGAAAACATCAACAacatataaaatagaaatatacattgcaaaataaattgaaattaaataaactcattgaattttgtggaaaatgttttttaatgcGTTTAAGAAAACATCAGAACGTTCCTTTGACAAAAACGTGCCAAGCATTGACTGATAACATAGACAATGCGATTATatgaattcatttaaattttaaatgtgttGATACGGGATTTCAAGatcttttatttctatttttgatTAATAGTCTACGTGCACTGATAACAAGAAAACGTAACTATGAAAATACGGAATTTATATTTCCATATTTCTTGAACCCCAATTATAAAAGTCATTTgctttcaaaaagttttgccagaaATCAGAACATTCAATCGCTCACGTTTCTGTCATTCATCTATTACAACTTTAAATAGCATCCGCGCTCGCGCCCCTCAAAGGAAGTTCACAAAGGTGTCAAATTTTGAAGATCTCTGAACACATAGTTTGAGATAAGAAATATTATGATGTATGATAATACTTAATAATGAGCTGTTTCTATTTACTTAAACAATATATAATTTGCACAACAGTCTTAGGAGTGCATATGCCTGATCTTTGAACTAAGGAGCTTTACTTATCAGAAATCTTCAAATTAGGCAAAGATGTTTTCATTAAGCAGAAAGACTGTAACAAGATCAATAAGCAAAAgcgaataatatttgtatatgcaaaTACGTAAATTCAAAGCGCACTAAATTAGATGTAATGTAAACAAAGTCGTATTTATGaaagtcattaaattttattgtacttaattttttatataaaagtaccTCATTTCCggagatacatacataaaattacGTATTAcctaaatgtttttaaattggcGAATTTAGTTCCTAATTTTCAACAATATGTTTGCTTAGGAAAATgacatttttggtattttaatcACCAACCCGAAGCTACTATCAAATTACTAATTTCCTTAATCATTAACAATTCTTCATAACGGAGAACGGGAAGTGTATGAATATGACTTGGTAGGTCACATGTTCGTTTTGCGACATCGAAGAAAGTCTTGTCGTTAAGCAATTGTCAATGGACAGCCCctgtcaaattttcaaaataaaaatatgaagaagCTATCTAAAAACTGTCAATGGTTTCCTTTGCCAAGATGACATTCTAAATCAAAGTTTAAACTCGAAGAGAATTTCGGCCACAAATCCGTCAATGTTGTAACGCTTCgttttgttaataataaaaattagaacCAGGCTTATCTCTCTATAAAGAACAGACATTAAAGATCCGTTtgttaataaaagcaattttcGTTTAAATTCGGAGAGAACTGataatttctatatataatTAAGGAAACTGTATATAAATGATAGAATGATAAGCAATACGCTTCAGTCTGTTTGGGAGCTAACTCAGAGTAAGTTGATGTCAAAAGTTTCAAATTAACACATGGATTGATTTTTCGAAGACAATGAAAGAATaaagtaaaagtgaaatattatgtatatttttaatgtcgaaatatatttttttagaatatgtaaaacaaatatgaaagctgcaaactaaattgaaatgtttaaacaaaaatattaaaatgaaattagcAAATCTGTGTAAAATCCcaattttcatttgaaacgACATTCGACTTCGTGAAATAGAAATAAtcgtgtttttgtaaaattccaaATCTGATTTGAAAACGCCTTTTTATTTAGGAAGTAAAAATAGCCGAATTTGTGTAACAATCCAAATTATTGTTGAAAACTTTTTCCGATTtgcgatatatacatacaatttttaaatgcgGAAGAATGGATTGATGATAAAATTTagctgaaatcaaatattttgaatattaaaaacatatgtaatttattgcatgattttcatctaaataatttaaaaataaatagtgtATAGTTTTATAAACCTtttaagaacaaaatttttcttctgGCAATAgcgaaaatttgattttaataccAATACGAAATTTGTCTTTAATACCAAATATTTGCAACTCTGAAGGAAAGGaatcggaaaagtcgatttttgAATTATCGTGTTTAAGTAGGAAAAGGAAACTTGTCATCTTCAACACATTTTGTTTGggcaattttgtatttttgcttttgctggAAGAAAACCAAGAAAGGTGACAACCGACGAAAAGcacgaataaaaacaaagtaGATGATTAAATGCGGATAGCTATCATCAAGGGAAATTACATATACAACTTTTAACCTCCGCCGGCAAGTCTTTGCAGTCTGCTTCGTAGCCAACAGCAACATTCGGAATAGTAGCGATAACGAACATTGCGCCGTCGTCTCCGCTCCTGCTATTGATGGTCTGCTGTTTGCTATATAAATTCTGAGAGTGGCGAATAGGTATCGCTCTTTTTCTACCCAACCGTCAAGAAGTGCGGACGTGTTTTCTGCTTCTGGCCGAATTGATCGCATTTTTGTGTTGTagaattgtgtgtgtgtgacaacCAACTAAAAGTAAGCAGTCAACTACCTAAAAACAGGCAGTCAAAAATAAAGGTTCAATAGAAAATACGATAAATTTAGGAAACAGCCAAGTGATTATACGGAGTGCCAACTTAGTGTCAATTTGGGATTCTCCACGGCGAATTCACGCTAAATACTGtgttacataaataaatacggaGGGCAGcagattttattttacaaaatattttttcaaaagcttaGTGTAAATTTAACATCGGCATTTCGCACTGGCTCCTACTCCGCTGCCTGTTCAACCAAGTTCATTCCAATACAAAATCACTTCTTCCTTTgcgaaaaatcaatttatttctaCCTGCCTTTTAcaactgcaaaaacaacaagattTTCATCATTTGTTAATCTTCAACAGCATTTTCTCTCATACAATCGTAAAAAGTTACTTGGACCTTACAAGATGCCACTAACATCAGCTGCGACAAATGGTCACACCAATGGCTGCAATGGAAAGACAACCGATTCCTATGACATGGAGGATGGACAGACATTCCTTTTCACTTCCGAATCAGTAGGCGAGGGACATCCCGGTaagtaataatattattgaaaataattgaattattgTGAAATGTTAAGTGTAAATATGTTTAAGTTGCTTTCTATGTAAGAATGTGCATAATGAGCCGTTTTTGTGTATGCAGTTTCTACCCCCTAACAAAAATTGGATGATGTACATATGCTATACAGGTAAATGATTAATTGGGATTCATCTTTTATTGGGACACTACAACTGATTTGATTGCGTCACGAAAAGTAACCATAAATTACGATTCTAAAGCTAAAGCTACTTGTGAAATTTCCATAGATAATTAgcagtttttaatgtttgtcctgtcttaatttatttttctccgCCGCTCACATGAAGCACCTACAAAATGGCGGCGTCTCATTCTTCTCTAGAATGTCGAGTACATATTCGCAGGTTTAACCGCGCTGCATGTTCTTTAACGTGGTCCTCGGCTGTATTCCATTACACTACCCCGCGACAGCccttatatttgttttattaccTGCGGCATTTCATGAACAGTATGTtcttgaatttaattttgatggTGCAAAAATTAaacgtgtgttttttttttcgtagtaAAACTATCGGCCATCGAACGCAATTTGTATTTTGTCATTTgaactaaaaatatg belongs to Bactrocera dorsalis isolate Fly_Bdor chromosome 1, ASM2337382v1, whole genome shotgun sequence and includes:
- the LOC105230755 gene encoding sodium/hydrogen exchanger 8, whose protein sequence is MAKQKRVVYLLTLAICALLCSVNADTSDVNGIEKSAINNSSVNNNTISSVESVSVQNTTSSQNAAGSNGAQSLPTTDVQNAMKINATTNQINIPTTNATKDPVIDGTNAIKEVQTNGTTTASVTPANVTQNVTTPTADPPLPDQHAVEQEHNSSLSIFFVICVIMLGILLIHSMLQTGFQYLPESIVVVFLGALIGLLLKVMSGENASWKREEVFSPTGFFLVLLPPIIFESGYNLHKGNFFQNIGSILVFAIFGTTISALVIGAGCYLLGVAEVAYRLDFSESFAFGSLISAVDPVATVAIFHALDVDPILNMLVFGESILNDAISIVLTTSITQSANTPANTQATTGQAIFAALKTFCEMFFASAGIGVIFALISALLLKHVDLRKHPSLEFAMMLMFTYAPYVLAEGIHLSGIMAILFCGIVMSHYTHFNLSTVTQITMQQTMRTLSFIAETCVFAYLGLAIFSFKHQVELSFVIWSIVLCLIGRACNIFPLAFLVNKFREHKITNKMQFIMWFSGLRGAISYALSLHLDLPNDETRRVLITTTLIIVLFTTLFFGGSTMPLLKYLKPGKKRRSRSGRNANSATVARRSASRSRKRSKSISLSKTREWGQAIDSEHLSELTEEEDVSFAQTRVGGFGRMDRKFFIPFFTRRFNSQELHECKSQMADLTNKWYQAIRISPLDSDESDEELGMSASTSQSTLSAPRT